A DNA window from Rossellomorea marisflavi contains the following coding sequences:
- a CDS encoding YhcN/YlaJ family sporulation lipoprotein: MKKLILTGASILMISAAAAGCASKNGTDKEGMNDNLQNVNYDNQAERDYNNDQMNDGMMNDGNYSISEEAANKVANLDNVKSSYVMATDHNAYVAAVLDNGKLSKDLEDKITKQVKETNGSIHNVYISTNPAFVDRMKDYSGKVKNGQPIEGLGEEISGMIRSVFPNRNQ; this comes from the coding sequence ATGAAAAAATTGATCCTTACGGGAGCATCGATCTTGATGATCTCCGCAGCAGCAGCTGGATGTGCTTCAAAAAACGGCACAGATAAAGAAGGAATGAATGACAACCTTCAAAACGTGAACTATGACAACCAGGCCGAACGTGACTATAACAATGATCAAATGAATGATGGAATGATGAATGATGGGAACTACTCCATCTCAGAGGAGGCTGCCAATAAGGTTGCCAACCTTGATAACGTAAAGAGCTCCTATGTCATGGCGACCGACCATAATGCCTATGTAGCGGCAGTCCTTGATAATGGGAAATTGAGCAAGGACCTCGAAGACAAGATCACAAAGCAAGTAAAGGAAACAAATGGAAGCATCCATAACGTCTACATTTCAACCAACCCTGCATTCGTTGACCGCATGAAGGATTATTCCGGTAAGGTGAAGAACGGTCAGCCGATCGAAGGCCTCGGAGAAGAAATCAGCGGCATGATCCGCAGCGTATTCCCGAATCGCAACCAATAA
- a CDS encoding DUF4395 domain-containing protein: MEPKTIPKPLVQLNQWSILFFVLCFWIFHVEHYLLIPLAANACGAFLGFNPIVKAGRAFLRNDASTYIQEDAEQQKFNSTIAVICLAAGYLSSLAGWSIASVVFTAMVFISAAVALLGFCIGCFIRFQWKRYQYKRSHS; encoded by the coding sequence ATGGAGCCTAAAACGATTCCCAAGCCTCTTGTCCAATTGAATCAGTGGAGCATCTTATTTTTTGTACTCTGCTTCTGGATTTTTCACGTTGAACATTACCTGCTCATCCCATTGGCAGCCAATGCATGTGGTGCCTTTTTAGGCTTCAATCCGATCGTGAAAGCTGGCCGGGCATTTTTAAGGAACGACGCCTCCACCTACATTCAGGAGGATGCCGAACAACAAAAATTCAATAGTACGATCGCGGTGATTTGTCTTGCTGCTGGTTATCTCTCATCCCTTGCAGGCTGGTCGATTGCGTCGGTCGTATTCACGGCCATGGTGTTCATATCAGCGGCCGTTGCATTGCTTGGCTTCTGCATCGGATGCTTCATCCGTTTTCAATGGAAGAGGTATCAATATAAACGGTCACACAGCTGA